From the Penaeus chinensis breed Huanghai No. 1 chromosome 28, ASM1920278v2, whole genome shotgun sequence genome, one window contains:
- the LOC125040043 gene encoding uncharacterized protein LOC125040043, protein MVSKLQCFVALTFGLVAVLYQIDTDTETWEAKQMATIYATPEQMERFLLNPDTVEKWFQWVSIFKAADSRPVGVGKKYQAIYNLPIFGEYVMLMRVIEYKPKRLLILESESLLKPMFTVSLQEDTPKSSRLTFKLRYKRSSALFQWTVGPFLWFLTGQQLQHSLFMLRMMFPF, encoded by the exons ATGGTTTCCAAG CTACAGTGTTTTGTGGCACTCACCTTTGGCTTGGTTGCTGTTCTGTATCAAATTGACACTGACACAGAGACATGGGAGGCAAAGCAGATGGCAACAATTTATGCAACCCCAGAGCAGATGGAAAGGTTCCTCCTCAATCCAGATacagtagaaaag TGGTTCCAGTGGGTCTCTATTTTCAAAGCAGCTGACAGCCGGCCTGTGGGAGTTGGGAAGAAGTACCAGGCAATCTATAATCTACCTATTTTTG GTGAATATGTGATGCTTATGCGTGTTATTGAATATAAACCAAAAAGACTGCTGATATTGGAATCCGAGTCCCTACTTAAGCCTATGTTTACTGTCTCTCTACAAGAAGACACTCCTAAATCAAGCCGTCTCACATTTAA gCTTAGGTACAAACGATCCTCTGCCCTCTTCCAGTGGACTGTTGGGCCGTTCCTGTGGTTCCTTACTGGCCAGCAGCTCCAACATTCCCTCTTCATGCTAAGAATGATGTTCCCTTTCTGA
- the LOC125040077 gene encoding polyglutamine-binding protein 1-like produces MPLPPALAAKLAKRGIIKEPDPEPGAPTEEEIIAEDYDDTPQQTSIAYTPVESLSIDPYMGYIGCPNKWNVYHECTPMCREHWKEGKQISSDYDRRRLKMLIKYPLPSHWKEILDQGLGRYYYWNTETDRVSWLPPGHPRCQVSRSAATLRKEMAAEMKKNRQGIAEEDVDMNPMDEDEDKDMDDGKSDRSDASDDELSQREKRDSERQDRRRDRDRDRDRGRERRGRKRAHAEELDPMDPASYGECGRGTWASGLPQRNEARTGADVTASGPLFQMRPYPSPGAVLRANAQAASIGPKKS; encoded by the exons atgcctcttcctcctgctctcgctGCTAAATTAGCAAAAAGGGGAATTATAAAAGAACCAG ACCCCGAACCAGGAGCACCCACAGAGGAAGAAATTATCGCCGAGGATTACGATGACACGCCTCAGCAGACCTCCATCGCCTACACGCCAGTCGAGTCGCTTTCCATTGATCCTTACATG GGTTATATAGGGTGCCCAAATAAATGGAATGTATACCATGAATGTACCCCAATGTGCAGAGAACATTGGAAAGAAGGGAAGCAGATCAGTTCAGACTATGACCGTCGTAGGCTAAAGATGCTGATCAAATATCCCTTGCCAAGTCACTGGAAGGAGATTCTGGATCAGGGCTT AGGCCGCTACTACTACTGGAATACAGAAACCGATCGAGTCTCCTGGTTGCCGCCAGGTCATCCTCGCTGCCAAGTATCACGATCTGCAGCAACCCTCCGCAAAGAGATGGCAGCAGAGATGAAGAAGAACCGCCAAGGAATTGCAGAGGAAGATGTTGACATGAACCctatggatgaggatgaggataaggatatggATGATGGCAAGAGTGACAGATCTGAT GCTTCAGATGATGAGCTAagccaaagagagaagagagactcagAGCGGCAGGatcgaaggagagacagagacagggaccgaGACCGTGGACGTGAAAGGAGGGGTCGAAAGAGAGCCCATGCGGAGGAACTGGACCCCATGGATCCTGCATCCTATGGAGAATGtggaag GGGCACTTGGGCATCGGGTCTGCCTCAGAGGAATGAAGCCCGTACAGGTGCGGACGTCACAGCCAGTGGACCTTTATTCCAGATGCGACCCTACCCCTCACCTGGAGCTGTTCTTCGAGCCAATGCACAAGCTGCATCAATTGGACCCAAGAAATCTTAG